The Streptomyces phaeolivaceus genome has a window encoding:
- the ftsZ gene encoding cell division protein FtsZ, whose protein sequence is MAAPQNYLAVIKVIGVGGGGVNAINRMIEVGLKGVEFIAINTDAQALLMSDADVKLDVGRELTRGLGAGANPAVGRKAAEDHREEIEEVLKGADMVFVTAGEGGGTGTGGAPVVANIARSLGALTIGVVTRPFTFEGRRRANQAEDGIAELREEVDTLIVIPNDRLLSISDRQVSVLDAFKSADQVLLSGVQGITDLITTPGLINLDFADVKSVMSEAGSALMGIGSARGDDRAVAAAEMAISSPLLEASIDGARGVLLSISGGSDLGLFEINEAAQLVSEAAHPEANIIFGAVIDDALGDEVRVTVIAAGFDGGQPPAKRDNILGSAAAKREEPAPVRPAESRPSFGSLGSVKPKEEPAPAPEPVNDVQVAPPVPPSRSYTDSAAEELDVPDFLK, encoded by the coding sequence GTGGCAGCACCGCAGAACTACCTCGCAGTCATCAAAGTCATCGGTGTCGGCGGCGGTGGTGTCAATGCCATCAACCGGATGATCGAGGTCGGTCTCAAGGGCGTCGAGTTCATCGCCATCAACACCGACGCGCAAGCTCTGTTGATGAGCGACGCCGACGTCAAGCTCGACGTCGGCCGTGAACTCACCCGCGGACTCGGCGCCGGCGCCAACCCGGCCGTCGGACGCAAGGCGGCCGAGGACCACCGCGAGGAGATCGAGGAGGTCCTCAAGGGGGCCGACATGGTCTTCGTGACGGCCGGCGAGGGCGGCGGCACCGGCACCGGCGGCGCGCCCGTCGTGGCCAACATCGCCCGCTCGCTGGGCGCCCTCACCATCGGCGTGGTCACCCGCCCCTTCACCTTCGAGGGCCGCCGTCGCGCCAACCAGGCCGAGGACGGCATCGCCGAACTCCGCGAAGAGGTCGACACCCTCATCGTCATCCCGAACGACCGGCTGCTGTCCATCTCGGACCGCCAGGTCTCGGTCCTCGACGCGTTCAAGTCGGCCGACCAGGTCCTGCTCTCCGGTGTCCAGGGCATCACCGACCTCATCACCACCCCCGGTCTGATCAACCTCGACTTCGCCGACGTCAAGTCCGTGATGTCCGAGGCCGGTTCGGCCCTCATGGGCATCGGCTCGGCCCGCGGCGACGACCGCGCGGTGGCCGCCGCCGAGATGGCGATCTCCTCGCCGCTCCTGGAGGCGTCCATCGACGGCGCCCGGGGCGTCCTGCTCTCCATCTCCGGCGGCTCCGACCTCGGCCTGTTCGAGATCAACGAGGCCGCCCAGCTGGTCAGCGAGGCCGCCCACCCCGAGGCCAACATCATCTTCGGCGCGGTCATCGACGACGCGCTCGGCGACGAGGTCCGGGTCACCGTCATCGCGGCCGGCTTCGACGGCGGCCAGCCCCCGGCCAAGCGGGACAACATCCTGGGCTCGGCCGCGGCCAAGCGCGAGGAGCCCGCGCCGGTGCGCCCCGCCGAGAGCCGCCCGTCCTTCGGCTCGCTCGGCAGCGTCAAGCCCAAGGAGGAGCCGGCGCCCGCCCCGGAGCCGGTGAACGACGTCCAGGTCGCCCCGCCCGTCCCGCCGTCCCGGTCCTACACGGACAGCGCGGCGGAGGAGCTGGACGTGCCGGACTTCCTCAAGTGA
- a CDS encoding cell division protein FtsQ/DivIB, with product MAGATTAERGADEDLDPGPPSRRRLPGPRALIAAAVALVLIGGASVWALYGSSWLRAERVSVSGTRVLTEAQVREAADVPLGDPLVSVDLDGIEARLLGKLPRIDSVEVVRSWPDGIRLKVSERTAVLLVEAAGNSGNYVEVDAKGVRFATVSRAPEGVPLLELAMSRSGSSAASLRRFGEDRLVREAVRVADAIPAALAHETLVVKVRSYDSISLELSGERTVAWGSAERGRAKARALTALMEAAPDAGHFDVSVPTAPASSGS from the coding sequence GTGGCCGGAGCGACCACCGCCGAACGCGGCGCCGACGAGGACCTGGACCCCGGTCCGCCGTCGCGGCGGCGGCTCCCCGGCCCCCGGGCGCTGATCGCCGCCGCGGTCGCCCTGGTGCTGATCGGCGGCGCCTCGGTCTGGGCCCTGTACGGGTCCTCCTGGCTGCGGGCCGAGCGGGTCTCCGTCTCGGGCACCCGGGTGCTGACCGAGGCCCAGGTGCGCGAGGCCGCCGACGTTCCGCTCGGCGATCCGCTGGTCTCCGTCGACCTCGACGGGATCGAGGCCCGGCTGCTCGGGAAGCTGCCCCGGATCGACTCGGTCGAGGTCGTCCGTTCCTGGCCCGATGGAATCCGGCTGAAAGTGAGCGAACGTACGGCGGTCCTCCTTGTCGAAGCGGCCGGAAATTCGGGCAACTACGTCGAAGTGGACGCCAAGGGAGTGCGTTTCGCGACGGTCTCCCGAGCCCCGGAAGGCGTCCCCCTCCTCGAATTGGCGATGTCCCGGTCCGGTTCCTCCGCCGCCAGTCTGCGGCGATTCGGCGAGGACCGGCTCGTCCGGGAGGCGGTGCGGGTCGCCGACGCGATTCCGGCCGCGCTCGCGCACGAGACCCTCGTCGTCAAGGTCCGCTCCTACGACTCCATCTCGCTGGAGTTGAGCGGAGAACGTACGGTCGCCTGGGGCAGTGCGGAGAGGGGGCGGGCGAAGGCCCGTGCGCTCACCGCACTGATGGAAGCCGCCCCGGACGCCGGGCACTTCGACGTGAGCGTCCCCACCGCGCCCGCGTCATCAGGAAGTTGA
- the murG gene encoding undecaprenyldiphospho-muramoylpentapeptide beta-N-acetylglucosaminyltransferase: MHVVLAGGGTAGHIEPALALADALRRQDPTMGITALGTERGLETRLVPERGYELALIPAVPLPRKPTPELITVPGRLRGTIKATEQILERTKADAVVGFGGYVALPGYLAAKRLGVPIVVHEANARPGLANKIGSRYAAQVAVSTPDSKLRDARYIGIPLRRAIATLDRAAARPEARALFGLDPNLPTLLVSGGSQGARRLNEVVQQVAPYLQQAGIQILHAVGPKNELPQVHQMPGMPPYIPVPYVDRMDLAYAAADMMLCRAGAMTVAELSAVGLPAAYVPLPIGNGEQRLNAQPVVKAGGGLLVDDAELTPQWVQQNVLPVLADPHRLYEMSRAASEFGRRDADDLLVGMVYEAIASHRR; encoded by the coding sequence GTGCATGTCGTACTCGCCGGTGGCGGAACCGCCGGTCACATCGAGCCCGCGCTCGCGCTCGCGGACGCCCTGCGCAGGCAGGATCCGACCATGGGCATCACGGCCCTGGGCACGGAGCGCGGCCTGGAGACGCGCCTCGTCCCCGAGCGCGGCTACGAACTCGCGCTGATCCCCGCCGTACCGCTGCCTCGCAAGCCCACCCCCGAGCTGATCACCGTGCCCGGCCGGCTGCGCGGCACGATCAAGGCGACCGAGCAGATCCTGGAGCGCACCAAGGCGGACGCCGTGGTCGGCTTCGGCGGCTATGTCGCCCTGCCCGGCTATCTCGCCGCCAAGCGCCTCGGTGTGCCGATCGTCGTCCACGAGGCCAACGCCCGCCCCGGTCTCGCCAACAAGATCGGCTCCCGGTACGCCGCCCAGGTCGCCGTCTCCACCCCGGACAGCAAGCTCCGCGACGCCCGCTACATCGGCATCCCGCTGCGCCGCGCCATCGCCACCCTGGACCGGGCCGCCGCCCGCCCCGAGGCCCGCGCCCTGTTCGGTCTCGACCCCAACCTGCCGACCCTGCTGGTCTCCGGCGGCTCCCAGGGCGCCCGCCGCCTCAACGAGGTCGTCCAGCAGGTCGCGCCCTACCTCCAGCAGGCCGGGATCCAGATCCTGCACGCGGTCGGTCCGAAGAACGAACTGCCGCAGGTGCACCAGATGCCGGGGATGCCCCCGTACATCCCGGTACCGTACGTGGACCGGATGGACCTCGCGTACGCCGCGGCCGACATGATGCTCTGCCGCGCGGGCGCGATGACCGTCGCCGAACTCTCCGCCGTCGGGCTCCCGGCCGCCTACGTCCCGCTGCCCATCGGCAACGGCGAACAGCGGCTCAACGCCCAGCCGGTGGTCAAGGCCGGCGGCGGACTGCTGGTCGACGACGCGGAACTGACGCCCCAGTGGGTGCAGCAGAACGTTCTGCCCGTCCTCGCCGACCCGCACCGGCTGTACGAGATGTCGCGCGCGGCCAGCGAGTTCGGCCGCCGGGACGCCGACGACCTGCTCGTCGGGATGGTGTACGAGGCGATCGCGTCGCATCGCCGTTAG
- the ftsW gene encoding putative lipid II flippase FtsW: MPSSRTSRAPLQRVTRRPPVSRPPRENPLRRFLTRARKAWDRPLTAYYLILGGSLLITVLGLVMVYSASQITALQKSLPGTFFFRKQFLAATIGTVLLLLASRMPVKLHRALAYPILAGCVFLMALVQVPGIGQSINGNQNWIAVGGSFQIQPSEFGKLALVLWGADLLARKEDKRLLTQWKHMLVPLVPVAFMLLGLIMLGGDMGTAIILTAILFGLLWLAGAPTRMFVGVLSIAGLIGFVLIRTSENRMARLACIGATEPRTDGADCWQAVHGIYALASGGIFGSGLGASVEKWGQLPEAHTDFIFAVTGEELGLAGTLSVLALFAALGYAGIRVAGRTEDPFVRYAAGGVTTWITAQAVINIGAVLGLLPIAGVPLPLFSYGGSALLPTMFAIGLLIAFARDEPAARAALAMRQPRFGRKRGGGPSGPGRWNTMRRRASARSSGER; this comes from the coding sequence ATGCCGAGTAGCCGCACGAGCCGTGCGCCCCTCCAGCGCGTCACCCGCCGCCCGCCCGTCTCCCGGCCGCCGCGCGAGAACCCCCTGCGGCGGTTCCTCACCCGGGCCCGCAAGGCCTGGGACCGGCCGCTGACCGCCTACTACCTGATCCTCGGCGGCAGCCTGCTGATCACCGTGCTGGGCCTGGTGATGGTCTACTCGGCCTCCCAGATCACGGCCCTGCAGAAATCGCTGCCGGGCACCTTCTTCTTCCGCAAGCAGTTCCTCGCGGCCACGATCGGCACCGTCCTGCTGCTCCTGGCCTCACGGATGCCGGTCAAGCTGCACCGGGCGCTGGCCTACCCGATCCTGGCCGGCTGTGTCTTTCTGATGGCCCTGGTTCAAGTGCCGGGGATAGGGCAGTCGATCAACGGCAACCAGAACTGGATCGCCGTCGGCGGCTCCTTCCAGATCCAGCCCAGCGAGTTCGGCAAGCTGGCGCTGGTGCTGTGGGGCGCCGATCTGCTGGCCCGCAAGGAGGACAAGCGGCTGCTGACACAGTGGAAGCACATGCTGGTGCCGCTCGTTCCGGTGGCGTTCATGCTGCTCGGGCTGATCATGCTCGGCGGTGACATGGGCACCGCGATCATTCTCACGGCGATCCTGTTCGGCCTGCTCTGGCTGGCCGGGGCGCCGACGCGCATGTTCGTGGGCGTGCTGTCCATCGCCGGGCTCATCGGGTTCGTCCTGATCAGGACCAGTGAGAACCGCATGGCCCGTCTGGCCTGCATCGGAGCCACCGAACCCCGTACGGACGGCGCCGACTGCTGGCAGGCCGTGCACGGGATCTACGCCCTGGCCTCGGGCGGAATCTTCGGCTCCGGGCTCGGCGCCAGTGTGGAAAAATGGGGTCAACTCCCGGAAGCGCACACCGACTTCATCTTCGCCGTCACCGGTGAGGAACTGGGCCTCGCGGGGACGCTGTCGGTGCTCGCCCTCTTCGCGGCTCTAGGCTATGCGGGTATCCGCGTGGCCGGACGCACGGAGGACCCCTTCGTCAGGTATGCCGCGGGAGGCGTGACCACCTGGATCACCGCTCAGGCAGTGATCAACATCGGTGCGGTGCTCGGTCTGCTGCCGATCGCCGGAGTCCCGCTCCCGCTGTTCTCCTACGGAGGGTCCGCCCTGCTGCCGACCATGTTCGCCATCGGGTTGCTGATCGCGTTCGCGCGCGACGAGCCCGCGGCGCGGGCGGCGCTTGCCATGCGGCAACCCCGCTTTGGTAGAAAGCGTGGCGGCGGCCCTTCGGGGCCCGGGAGATGGAACACGATGCGACGGCGTGCCTCGGCACGTTCGTCCGGAGAGCGGTGA
- the murD gene encoding UDP-N-acetylmuramoyl-L-alanine--D-glutamate ligase translates to MGGRQVTDWQGKRVTVAGLGVSGIPAARVLHGLGAAVTVVNDGDDERARTQAEDLEALGITVRLGDGATLPQGTELIVTTPGWKPDKPLFAAAAEAGVPVWGDVELAWRLRGPDAAPWLAVTGTNGKTTTVQMLASILGAAGLRTAAVGNIGVSLLDVVLGDERYDVLAVELSSYQLHWSPSLRAHSAAVLNLAPDHLDWHGSMEAYAADKGRIYEGNRVACVYNAADKATEDLVREADVEEGCRAVGFTLGTPGPSQLGVVDGILVDRAFVENRQQNAQELAEVSDVSPAAPHNIANALAAAALARAFGVPAAAVRDGLRAFTPDAHRIAHVADVDGVAYIDDSKATNTHAAQASLAAYESIVWIAGGLAKGATFDELVAGAAGRLRGVVLIGADRALIREALTRHAPQVPVVDLDRTDTGAMLAAVREARTLARAGDTVLLAPACASMDMFVNYNKRGDAFAEAVRELSSADG, encoded by the coding sequence CACGGCCTCGGCGCGGCCGTCACCGTCGTCAACGACGGCGACGACGAACGCGCCCGGACACAGGCCGAGGACCTGGAGGCGCTCGGCATCACCGTGCGCCTCGGTGACGGCGCGACCCTGCCGCAGGGCACCGAACTGATCGTCACCACCCCCGGCTGGAAGCCGGACAAGCCGCTGTTCGCGGCGGCGGCCGAGGCCGGCGTCCCGGTCTGGGGCGACGTCGAACTGGCCTGGCGGCTGCGCGGCCCCGACGCCGCCCCCTGGCTGGCCGTCACCGGCACCAACGGCAAGACCACGACCGTCCAGATGCTCGCCTCCATCCTCGGGGCGGCGGGCCTGCGCACGGCCGCCGTAGGCAACATCGGGGTCTCGCTGCTGGACGTCGTCCTCGGCGACGAGCGGTACGACGTACTGGCCGTGGAACTGTCCAGCTACCAGCTCCACTGGTCGCCCTCGCTGCGCGCCCACTCCGCCGCCGTCCTCAACCTCGCCCCCGACCACCTCGACTGGCACGGCTCCATGGAGGCGTACGCCGCCGACAAGGGCCGTATCTACGAGGGCAATCGGGTCGCCTGCGTCTACAACGCTGCCGACAAGGCCACCGAGGACCTGGTGCGCGAGGCGGACGTCGAGGAGGGCTGCCGGGCCGTCGGATTCACGCTCGGCACCCCCGGACCCTCCCAACTCGGCGTCGTGGACGGCATCCTGGTCGACCGCGCCTTCGTCGAGAACCGGCAGCAGAACGCCCAGGAACTCGCCGAGGTCTCCGACGTCAGCCCGGCGGCCCCGCACAACATCGCCAACGCCCTCGCGGCGGCGGCCCTCGCACGGGCCTTCGGAGTGCCCGCCGCGGCCGTACGGGACGGGCTGCGGGCCTTCACCCCGGACGCGCACCGCATCGCGCATGTGGCCGACGTGGACGGCGTGGCGTACATCGACGACTCCAAGGCCACCAACACCCATGCCGCGCAGGCCTCGTTGGCGGCGTACGAGTCGATCGTGTGGATCGCCGGCGGACTCGCCAAGGGCGCGACCTTCGACGAACTCGTCGCCGGAGCGGCCGGCCGGCTGCGGGGTGTCGTGCTGATCGGCGCGGATCGCGCGCTGATCCGGGAAGCGCTCACGCGACACGCGCCGCAAGTGCCGGTCGTCGACCTCGACCGGACCGACACTGGGGCGATGCTCGCCGCCGTCCGCGAGGCGCGGACGCTGGCGCGGGCGGGCGACACGGTCCTGCTGGCGCCGGCCTGCGCGTCGATGGACATGTTCGTCAACTACAACAAGCGTGGGGACGCGTTCGCGGAGGCTGTGCGCGAACTCTCCTCCGCGGACGGCTGA